The Streptomyces sp. NBC_01255 genome window below encodes:
- a CDS encoding TrmH family RNA methyltransferase, protein MVTPELISPRSPRVVAARRLAKRNFRGKDRLFIAEGPQAVREAVEHRGASGEPTLVELFTTVEAAERYAPIIEAALASGARVHHASDAVLAEVSQTVTPQGIVGVCRFLDSPFEEIVAARPKLVAVLAHVRDPGNAGTVLRCADAAGADAVVLTDASVDLYNPKSVRASVGSLFHLPVAVGVPVEQAVAGLKSAGVRILAADGAGQDDLDAELDAGTMGGPTAWIFGNEAWGLPEETRALADAVVRVPIHGKAESLNLATAAAVCLYASARAQRPRTSA, encoded by the coding sequence ATGGTCACCCCCGAGCTGATCTCCCCGCGTTCCCCGCGCGTCGTCGCCGCCCGGCGGCTCGCCAAGCGCAACTTCCGGGGCAAGGACCGCCTCTTCATCGCCGAGGGCCCGCAGGCCGTCCGTGAGGCCGTCGAGCACCGCGGGGCGAGCGGGGAACCGACCCTCGTCGAGCTCTTCACCACCGTCGAGGCCGCCGAGCGGTACGCCCCGATCATCGAGGCCGCGCTCGCCTCCGGAGCCCGTGTCCACCACGCCTCCGACGCCGTCCTCGCCGAGGTCTCCCAGACCGTCACCCCGCAGGGGATCGTCGGCGTCTGCCGCTTCCTGGACTCGCCCTTCGAGGAGATCGTCGCCGCCCGGCCCAAGCTGGTCGCCGTCCTCGCCCACGTCCGGGACCCCGGGAACGCCGGCACCGTACTGCGCTGCGCCGACGCCGCCGGCGCCGACGCCGTAGTCCTCACCGACGCCTCCGTCGACCTGTACAACCCCAAGTCCGTCCGCGCCTCCGTCGGCTCCCTCTTCCACCTGCCGGTCGCCGTCGGCGTCCCCGTGGAGCAGGCCGTCGCCGGGCTCAAGAGCGCCGGCGTACGGATCCTCGCCGCCGACGGAGCGGGCCAGGACGACCTCGACGCCGAACTGGACGCCGGCACCATGGGCGGGCCCACCGCCTGGATCTTCGGCAACGAGGCCTGGGGCCTGCCCGAGGAGACCAGGGCCCTCGCCGACGCCGTCGTCCGCGTCCCCATCCACGGCAAGGCCGAGAGCCTCAACCTCGCGACCGCGGCCGCCGTCTGCCTGTACGCCTCCGCCCGCGCCCAGCGCCCCCGAACCTCCGCCTGA
- a CDS encoding sensor histidine kinase: MTVGTDSPAQARSAAPHAPEEPGAAGTPADDTASTADTTTAFAGVHPDDLPDGLVIADESGRVVCFNAAAGRITAVPADRALGLPLDQALPLEDLKGRRWWTLTDPYGGLATRRGQPERNLLLPGGREVLVSARYVREYPTGPVRRVVVSLRGTDARRRTERSHAELIATVAHELRSPLTSVKGFTATLLDKWERFTDEQKRLMLETVDADAGRIKRLIAELLDISRIDSGRLEVRRQPVDLAAAIGRHIQVHTTGGQSPDRFFVRIRPQLPALWADPDKIDQILGNLLENAVRHGDGTVTIEVAPGTAGDDGEEGTEVTVSDEGPGIPEASMSRVFTRFWRGSKRGGTGLGLYIVKGIVEAHGGTITVGRGPRGGAEFRFTLPVGTPAHLI; the protein is encoded by the coding sequence ATGACGGTCGGCACGGACAGTCCCGCACAGGCACGGAGCGCCGCACCGCACGCCCCGGAGGAGCCCGGAGCCGCCGGGACACCCGCGGACGACACGGCCTCCACCGCCGACACCACCACCGCCTTCGCCGGGGTCCACCCCGACGACCTGCCCGACGGCCTCGTCATCGCCGACGAGAGCGGTCGGGTCGTCTGCTTCAACGCCGCCGCCGGCCGCATCACCGCCGTACCCGCCGACCGTGCCCTCGGCCTCCCCCTCGACCAGGCCCTCCCCCTTGAGGACCTCAAGGGGCGCCGCTGGTGGACCCTGACCGACCCGTACGGCGGACTCGCCACCCGCCGCGGCCAGCCCGAGCGCAATCTGCTGCTCCCCGGCGGCCGCGAGGTCCTCGTCTCCGCCCGGTACGTCCGCGAGTACCCCACAGGCCCCGTCCGCCGCGTCGTGGTCTCCCTGCGCGGCACCGACGCCCGCCGCCGCACCGAGCGCAGCCACGCCGAGCTCATCGCCACCGTCGCCCACGAGCTGCGTTCCCCGCTCACCTCCGTCAAGGGCTTCACGGCGACCCTCCTCGACAAGTGGGAGCGGTTCACCGACGAGCAGAAGCGGCTGATGCTGGAGACCGTCGACGCCGACGCGGGCCGCATCAAGCGCCTCATCGCCGAGCTCCTCGACATCTCCCGGATCGACTCCGGCCGCCTCGAGGTACGCCGCCAGCCCGTCGACCTCGCCGCCGCCATCGGCCGCCACATCCAGGTCCACACCACCGGCGGCCAGTCCCCGGACCGCTTCTTCGTACGGATCAGGCCGCAGCTGCCCGCGCTCTGGGCCGACCCCGACAAGATCGACCAGATCCTCGGCAACCTCCTGGAAAACGCGGTGCGCCACGGCGACGGAACCGTCACCATCGAGGTGGCACCCGGTACGGCGGGCGACGACGGAGAAGAGGGGACGGAGGTCACCGTGAGCGACGAGGGCCCCGGCATCCCCGAAGCGTCGATGAGCCGCGTCTTCACCCGCTTCTGGCGGGGCAGCAAACGCGGTGGCACCGGCCTCGGCCTCTACATCGTCAAGGGCATCGTCGAGGCCCACGGCGGCACCATCACCGTCGGACGGGGCCCCCGCGGCGGGGCCGAGTTCCGATTTACCCTGCCCGTCGGCACCCCGGCCCATCTCATCTGA